From one Plasmodium malariae genome assembly, chromosome: 12 genomic stretch:
- the eEF2 gene encoding elongation factor 2, putative codes for MVNFTVDQVREIMEKTKQIRNMSVIAHVDHGKSTLTDSLVSKAGIISSKHAGDARFTDTRQDEQERCITIKSTGISMYFEHDLEDGDGKKPFLINLIDSPGHVDFSSEVTAALRVTDGALVVVDTIEGVCVQTETVLYQALGERIKPVLHVNKVDRALLELQMEVEDIYQTFARTIESVNVIISTYTDKLMGDIQVYPEKGTVSFGSGLQGWAFTLETFSRIYAKKFGIEKSKMMQRLWGNSFYDAKTKKWSKNQQEGYKRGFCQFIMEPILNLCQSIMNDDKEKYSKMLTNIGVELKGDDKLLTGKQLLKKAMQLWLPAGDTLLEMIVTHLPSPADAQKYRVENLYEGPMDDEVANAIRNCDPNGPLMMYISKMVPTSDKGRFYAFGRVFSGTVATGQKVRIQGPHYVPGEKTDLYEKNIQRTVLMMGRYTEQVQDVPCGNTCCLVGVDQYIVKSGTITTFKEAHNIADMKYSVSPVVRVAVKPKDSKQLPKLVDGLKKLAKSDPLVLCTTDESGEHIISGCGELHIEICLKDLKDEYAQIDFIVSDPVVSYRETVTEESTITCLGKSPNKHNRLFMKAFPLAEGLPEDIDKGKVSDKDDPKTRANYLHSNFQWDKNLALKIWAFGPETIGPNLLTDNTSGIQYMNEIKVHCVAAFQWASKEGVLCEENMRGCEYRMLDVHMHADAIHRGAGQIMPACKKCIYACELTAHPRLVEPIYLVDISCPQDVVSGVYSVLNKRRGIVISEDQKLGTPLLKIQAHLPVAESFGFTSALRAATSGQAFPQCVFDHWSVLYDDPFDSNKNSHKIIMNIRERKGIKVEMPQLDNYLDKL; via the coding sequence ATGGTGAACTTCACAGTAGATCAGGTCCGTGAAATCatggaaaaaacaaaacaaatcaGGAACATGTCTGTTATAGCACATGTGGATCATGGAAAATCAACATTAACAGATTCCTTAGTTTCCAAAGCTGGTATTATATCTAGCAAACATGCAGGAGATGCTCGTTTTACAGATACAAGACAAGATGAACAAGAAAGGTGTATTACAATTAAGTCCACAGGTATATCTATGTATTTTGAGCACGATTTAGAAGATGGAGATGGAAAGAAGCCATTTCTTATCAACTTAATTGATTCACCAGGACATGTAGATTTTTCATCTGAAGTTACAGCAGCTTTAAGAGTTACAGACGGTGCTTTAGTTGTTGTCGATACCATCGAAGGTGTATGTGTACAAACAGAAACGGTTTTGTATCAAGCATTAGGAGAGAGAATTAAACCAGTATTACATGTTAATAAGGTGGATAGAGCTTTATTAGAATTGCAGATGGAGGTTGAAGATATTTATCAAACATTCGCAAGAACAATTGAAAGTgtaaatgttattatttctacATACACAGACAAATTAATGGGAGATATTCAAGTATATCCTGAAAAAGGAACAGTTTCTTTTGGTTCAGGTTTACAAGGATGGGCTTTTACTTTAGAGACCTTTTCAAGAATATATGCAAAGAAATTTGGTATcgaaaaaagcaaaatgatGCAACGTTTATGGGGTAACAGTTTTTATGATgcaaaaacgaaaaaatggTCCAAAAATCAGCAAGAAGGATATAAAAGAGGATTTTGTCAATTCATTATGGAACCAATTTTAAATCTGTGTCAGTCCATTATGAATGAtgataaggaaaaatattcaaaaatgttAACGAACATTGGAGTAGAATTAAAAGGGgatgataaattattaacaggAAAACAGTTATTAAAGAAAGCTATGCAATTATGGTTACCAGCAGGAGATACTTTATTAGAAATGATTGTTACGCATTTACCTTCACCAGCTGATGCGCAAAAATATCGTgtagaaaatttatatgaaggTCCCATGGATGATGAAGTTGCTAATGCTATACGTAATTGTGATCCAAATGGTCCATTGATGATGTATATTTCTAAGATGGTACCAACATCTGATAAGGGAAGATTTTATGCATTTGGTCGTGTGTTCTCAGGTACAGTTGCCACAGGACAGAAGGTAAGAATACAAGGTCCCCATTACGTTCCAGGAGAAAAAACGgatttatatgaaaagaaCATTCAACGAACTGTTTTAATGATGGGTAGATATACCGAACAAGTTCAAGATGTACCTTGCGGTAATACTTGTTGTTTAGTAGGTGTTGATCAGTATATAGTGAAATCAGGTACTATTACTACTTTTAAAGAAGCACACAATATTGCAGATATGAAATATAGTGTCTCTCCTGTTGTACGTGTTGCTGTGAAACCAAAAGATAGTAAACAACTACCAAAATTAGTTGATGGACTTAAGAAATTAGCCAAATCAGATCCTTTAGTTTTATGTACTACAGACGAATCAGGAGAACATATTATTTCAGGTTGTGGTGAATTACATATAGAAATTTGtttaaaagatttaaaaGACGAATATGCACAAATCGATTTTATTGTTTCTGACCCGGTTGTTTCATATAGAGAAACCGTAACTGAAGAGTCTACAATTACTTGTTTAGGAAAATCACCAAATAAACACAATCGTTTATTTATGAAAGCTTTTCCATTGGCTGAAGGATTACCAGAAGATATTGATAAAGGTAAAGTATCAGATAAAGATGACCCTAAGACAAGAGCAAATTACTTACATAGTAATTTTCAATGGGACAAAAACTtagctttaaaaatatgGGCTTTTGGTCCAGAAACTATAGGTCCCAATTTATTAACAGATAACACTAGTGGTATTCAATATATGAATGAAATTAAAGTTCATTGTGTAGCAGCTTTTCAATGGGCATCAAAAGAAGGAGTTTTATGTGAAGAAAATATGAGAGGGTGTGAATATAGAATGTTAGATGTTCATATGCATGCTGATGCTATTCATAGAGGTGCTGGACAAATTATGCCTGCATGTAAaaagtgtatatatgcatgtgaATTAACTGCTCATCCAAGACTTGTTGAACCTATATATCTTGTTGACATTAGTTGCCCCCAAGATGTAGTTAGTGGTGTTTATAGTGTTCTAAACAAAAGAAGAGGTATTGTTATTTCAGAAGATCAAAAATTAGGAACaccattattaaaaattcaaGCTCATTTACCTGTTGCAGAATCATTTGGATTCACATCAGCTTTACGTGCTGCTACATCTGGTCAAGCCTTTCCTCAGTGTGTCTTTGATCACTGGTCAGTTCTTTATGATGATCCTTTtgattcaaataaaaattcacataaaattattatgaatattagAGAAAGAAAAGGTATTAAAGTGGAAATGCCACAGCTAGACAACTACCTAGATAAGTTGTAA
- the PmUG01_12065800 gene encoding conserved Plasmodium protein, unknown function: MILKNEVNNNNGKSNSKVAVVHSSVNDEEYLESETKDYEVNVNEFREDRRRKRNRSLCSTDTNDNNGNGNSNSNSTSTSLFNSNVNSSNSTELGNNRELKDIIENIVEKDNYDKSNVNVLDSSSSIVKTKNVESELNEEKDTINTIKEMIDNGNNIEIKNNEEEKKKFINDNSTFIRKRKSRRGQSLNYEPVTSIRRTTRKCARSYRDNMFFQEENIEHNEESNEIIISNGEVKVLEKQKNLSREIELNSSDDNICNEKELGEPSTKLNITNVEGVEGDYTGKNVLNGKDNLCRKGYNINSEKSSHYFCNVLGNDVLVDTSEKPLNNHNKDIDKSSESNIDNSILKSNDNLDYSMLNNSEQKKEVALEDITVVGHKKVTHGHNKGKKYNVRKKLKGNSTVVAVNADILENNTILNSSKDSNVTINEENKEDNLIRQTHERKTVVPHVEVRRRGRKKKTNKILNYVINLNTKQKISENKNITSICTDENRGRKDDVYRTNSIAFDLDSQNTELPQALQNTHENLTFEGNLKVDNNNSSSSINKTNIHNKRRKLRDEQIKDDYEYNNTNSDCLLRSNIVRRRKYKRGKSRNRNRSRSGNKSKRDCEVNRSSLMDMSFNASSCKGSSTVLENVDKCNNDVSGRYCSSNNNNNNNGTHRNNSVSHNNRDSDSTSSTRRLFPNETFQIKEEFLNNVNSLNTVFNFNEEFVRFLQRVSQFEDIDYDTMLSFLNEIQIKLTNTIKQEFSNECFDSHNIEKTVYTMRHVVDIINNNNEILNKLNQLEYKFYYDYLRNRSAEGVTNNFCGGTENNIAINISRIPRNINNECCAKIQRNNEDSPINIEEDNTEHNKIDDEEARKLNELLHCTNNKETDDAYIIPNCTNVRTDVYFMNYNDENDCYRLNEAQMLNLSNTCDILNNVKIEDMYVDENDERTNNESNVLFSSEEIRSQPLQKGGDEHYERRSLNKSTDYDDRDEDIEKDVDDDDNNEDVCLESRKITNWNEREAEEEAANRIRDDEEYNEIARKINDLQKELNTNRRNFQNEHAHKLIYQNNVDFVCDELNRLIKQTLKSEDLYYSNFSKGRYRNVTHRSLYRNYISSKLYRSNSNYMDICKEENMIGAPGGVGVAIRNSGYCRNKDEIHNSNVNIEDKVDENAKENEKTLMDNYANYFRRLNDINSSTSKSKEKEPWDNSMFSRNSTLDNALNYSCYSSDNKNNSYCSTRMLRKNEYRNKYNIDPNVVQNSIIIEDKTNMNYTNTEVSSNTGEFNYSSNEQKSSRNFKNSTILNNNITKDHLNSVDVCSRDEGTLIKGNTVKNMNDNLNDSLHNGSVNIRSVNVDSVKINIKEEKNDGKEINREVKGENEVDKDKRNDDNNNNNNNERSNSSSSNGVKKNNSQEDNKESSMSNVNFFFTRNIESSEQETHDNCEKRGNISNNNSNNSCSNSIGNDENTTNVLYTNLEANNKNDNEKISYKEMKNINVMKKVMNIHENTHRILEVTGEDINTLNRKYNETIIFDDLSRAENEELKNCCTLRNDSLDISDLSIQKEENEHYLSNEKDQDKNSRSMQYVLIDAKNNLNDTYNQNSNSNRAVNCKEDKECEITIDSLLKETFRLKDDKLMSLKTNTTQKEILDCLRMVSNIKKVFFDECTKMINDQIFALEKNFRIPNCSLSILKNSFGYNEDI, from the coding sequence atgattttaaaaaatgaagttaataataataatggaaaatCTAATTCGAAAGTTGCAGTTGTTCATAGTAGTGTCAATGATGAAGAATATCTTGAAAGTGAAACAAAAGATTATGAGGTTAATGTAAATGAATTTAGAGAAGATAGGAGAAGGAAAAGGAATAGAAGTTTATGTAGTACCGACACAAACGATAATAATGGTAAcggtaatagtaatagtaatagtacaAGTACTAGTTTATTTAATAGCAATGTGAATTCTTCTAACTCTACCGAATTAGGGAACAATAGAGAATTAAAGgatattattgaaaatattgtagaaaaagataattaCGATAAATCGAATGTAAATGTTTTGgatagcagtagtagtattGTTAAAACGAAAAATGTAGAGAGTGAGTTAAATGAGGAAAAGGATACTATTAATACGATTAAAGAAATGATAGATAATGGGaataatatagaaattaaaaataatgaggaagagaaaaaaaaatttataaatgataatagtacttttattagaaaaaggaaaagtagAAGAGGACAGAGTTTGAATTACGAACCAGTTACTTCTATTAGAAGAACAACAAGAAAATGCGCTAGAAGTTATAGAgataatatgttttttcaaGAGGAAAATATAGAACACAATGAAGAaagtaatgaaataataatatcgaATGGTGAGGTGAAGGTATTGGAAAAACAGAAGAATTTATCGCGTGAAATAGAATTAAACAGTTCTGATGATAATATTTGTAATGAAAAGGAATTAGGTGAACCTAGTACTAAATTGAATATAACGAATGTTGAAGGTGTTGAAGGAGATTACACTGGAAAGAATGTTTTAAATGGAAAGGATAATTTATGTAGAAAAggttataatataaatagtgAAAAATCATCCCATTATTTTTGCAATGTTCTAGGAAATGATGTTCTAGTCGATACTTCGGAAAAACCCTTAAATAATCATAACAAAGATATAGATAAATCTAGTGAAAGTAACATAGATaatagtattttaaaaagtaatgaTAATCTTGATTACTCTATGTTGAATAATTCAGAACAGAAGAAAGAAGTTGCTCTTGAAGATATAACAGTTGTTGGTCATAAGAAGGTAACACATGGCCAtaataaaggtaaaaaatacaatgttagaaaaaaattaaaaggaaatagTACTGTAGTTGCAGTGAATGCTGATATATTAGAGAATAATACTATTTTGAATAGCAGTAAAGATAGTAATGTTACTATCAATgaggaaaataaagaagataaTTTAATTAGGCAAACGCATGAGAGAAAAACAGTTGTTCCCCATGTAGAAGTGAGAAGGagaggaagaaaaaagaaaacaaataaaatattaaattatgtgataaatttaaatacaaagcaaaaaattagtgaaaataagaatataacaAGCATTTGTACAGACGAAAACAGAGGAAGAAAAGATGATGTATATAGGACGAATAGCATAGCATTTGATTTAGATAGTCAGAACACAGAGCTACCACAAGCGTTACAAAATACGCATGAAAATTTGACTTTTGAGGGTAACTTAAAagttgataataataatagtagtagtagtattaataaaactaatatacataataaaagaagGAAATTGAGGGATGAACAAATTAAAGATgattatgaatataataatacgaACTCTGATTGCTTATTAAGAAGTAATATTGTAAGAAGGAGGAAATacaaaagaggaaaaagtAGAAATAGAAATCGAAGTAGAAGTggaaataaaagtaaaagagaTTGTGAGGTGAATAGAAGCTCGTTAATGGACATGTCATTTAACGCTTCAAGTTGCAAAGGAAGTAGTACCGTTTTGGAGAACGTagataaatgtaataatgatGTAAGTGGTAGATActgtagtagtaataataataataacaataatggtACGCATAGAAATAATAGTGTTAGTCATAATAATCGTGATAGTGACAGTACTAGTAGTACTAGAAGACTGTTTCCGAATGAAACTTTTCAAATTAAAGAGGAGTTTCTGAATAATGTAAACAGTCTTAATACAGTATTTAACTTTAATGAAGAATTTGTTAGATTTTTACAAAGAGTAAGTCAATTTGAAGACATAGATTATGATACTATGTTATcgtttttaaatgaaattcaAATTAAGTTGACCAACACGATTAAACAAGAATTCTCTAATGAGTGTTTTGATTCtcataatatagaaaaaacaGTGTATACGATGAGACATGTAGTAGatatcataaataataacaatgaaattttaaataaattaaatcaaTTAGAATATAAGTTTTATTATGACTATTTAAGAAATAGATCGGCTGAAGGAGTTACCAATAATTTTTGTGGGGGCacagaaaataatatagcaataaatatttctcgTATTCCAaggaatattaataatgaatgTTGTGCTAAGATacaaagaaataatgaagatTCTCCAATTAATATAGAGGAGGATAATACAGAACATAACAAAATAGATGATGAAGAGGCAAGGAAATTAAATGAACTTTTACATTgtacaaataataaagaaacaGATGATGCATACATAATTCCAAATTGTACAAATGTAAGAACAGATGTATATTTCATGAAttataatgatgaaaatgattGTTATCGTTTAAACGAAGCACAAATGTTAAATTTAAGCAATACTTgtgatattttaaataatgttaaGATTGAAGATATGTATGTTGATGAGAATGATGAACGAACAAACAATGAAAGTAATGTGTTATTTTCATCAGAAGAAATACGTTCACAACCTCTTCAGAAAGGCGGTGATGAACACTATGAAAGAAGaagtttaaataaaagtacaGATTATGATGATAGGGATGAGGATATTGAGAAAGATGTcgatgatgatgataataatgaagaTGTATGTTTAGAGAGTAGGAAAATAACGAACTGGAATGAAAGGGAAGCAGAGGAGGAAGCTGCAAATAGAATTCGCGATGACGaagaatataatgaaattgcaaggaaaataaatgatCTTCAAAAAGAGTTAAATACGAATAGAAgaaattttcaaaatgagCATGCACATAAATTGATCTATCAGAACAATGTTGATTTTGTATGTGATGAATTAAATAGACTTATTAAACAAACATTAAAAAGTGaagatttatattattccaaTTTTTCCAAAGGAAGATACAGAAATGTGACCCATAGAAGTTTATATAGAAACTATATTTCAAGCAAATTATATAGAAGTAATAGTAACTATATGGATATATGTAAAGAGGAGAACATGATAGGAGCACCAGGAGGAGTAGGAGTAGCTATTAGGAACTCAGGATATTGCAGGAATAAGGACGAAATACATAATAGTAATGTAAATATAGAGGACAAGGTAGATGAAAATgcaaaagaaaatgaaaaaacgcTTATGGACAATTATGCTAATTACTTTAGAAGGTTAAACGATATTAATAGTAGTACTAGTAAgagtaaagaaaaagagcCATGGGATAACAGTATGTTCAGTAGAAATTCAACATTAGACAATGCATTAAATTATTCATGTTATTCCagtgataataaaaataattcttattgTAGTACCAGAATGTTACGAAAGAATGAATATAGAAATAAGTACAACATTGATCCTAATGTAGTACAAAATTCGATAATAATAGAAGACAAGacaaatatgaattatacgAATACAGAGGTTAGCAGCAACACAGGGgaatttaattattcttcGAATGAACAAAAATCAAGTAGGAACTTCAAAAATAGTACCATTCTGAACAATAATATCACGAAAGATCATTTAAATAGTGTTGACGTTTGCTCGAGAGATGAAGGTACTCTTATAAAAGGTAACACCGTGAAGAATATGaatgataatttaaatgatagTTTGCATAATGGTAGTGTCAATATTAGAAGTGTGAACGTTGATAGTGTGAAGATTAAtataaaggaagaaaaaaatgatggaAAGGAAATAAACAGAGAAGTTAAAGGAGAAAATGAAGTAGATAAGGATAAAAggaatgatgataataataataataataataatgaaagaagcaatagcagtagtagtaatggagtgaagaaaaataatagtcAAGAGGATAATAAAGAATCTAGCATGTCAAATgtgaatttcttttttacaagAAATATAGAAAGTAGTGAACAGGAAACGCACGATAATTGCGAGAAAAGGGgtaatattagtaataataatagtaataatagttgCAGTAATAGCATTGgtaatgatgaaaatacaaCAAATGTCTTATATACAAACTTGGAAGCAAATAATAAGAATGACAATGAAAAGATTAGTTAtaaggaaatgaaaaatatcaaTGTAATGAAGAAAGTGATGAATATCCACGAGAACACTCATAGAATATTAGAAGTTACAGGTGAAgatattaatacattaaatagaaaatacaatgaaacaataatatttgaCGATTTAAGTAGAGCAGAAAACGAGGAGCTTAAAAATTGCTGTACATTAAGAAATGATTCTTTGGATATTTCGGATCTTAGCATACAAAAAGAAGAGAATGAGCATTATTTGAGTAATGAAAAAGACCAGGACAAAAATAGTAGGAGCATGCAGTATGTGTTAATAGATGCTAAGAACAATTTAAATGATACATATAATCAAAATTCTAATTCTAATCGTGCTGTAAATTGTAAGGAGGATAAAGAATGTGAAATAACTATAGATAGTCTATTAAAAGAAACATTTCGTTTGAAGGATGACAAGCTTATGagtttaaaaacaaatacaaCGCAAAAAGAGATTTTAGATTGTTTAAGAATGGTatctaatattaaaaaagtattttttgatgaatgcacaaaaatgataaatgatCAGATTTTTgcattagaaaaaaatttcagGATACCTAACTGTTCCTTATCAATACTGAAAAACTCATTTGGTTATAATGAGGACATATGA